In the Bacillus shivajii genome, one interval contains:
- a CDS encoding trans-sulfuration enzyme family protein, with amino-acid sequence MRFQTKNVHFQEKLESNEISKTKPIYQTSAFSFQDLDDMENFFQGKKDYLYTRMGNPNTDDLGKGVADLEGAEMGVATSSGISAILAGVLAIAKSGDHIIATEDLYGGTYQLFAHELADFNIDVSFVNFENIDAVEKEIRDETVLLYTESITNPLLRVEDLQRFTELAKKYGLKTMVDNTFATPYLIRPHEYEVDLVVHSATKYIGGHSDLSAGVLTGNRELMEKAKSKVVHLGSNLGPFDGWLATRGLKTLSLRMEKQCRNASVLAEVLRDKPQVKQVFYPKHASDKGNGAIVTIDLADGSDVYEFFRQLDWVKVVPTLAGVETSVTYPVGTSHRPLPEETRERLGVTASMVRISVGIEDEEDIIDVFNKALASAEFK; translated from the coding sequence ATGCGTTTCCAAACGAAAAATGTTCATTTTCAGGAAAAACTAGAGTCAAATGAAATAAGTAAAACGAAGCCGATTTATCAAACATCTGCATTTTCCTTTCAAGATTTAGATGATATGGAAAACTTTTTTCAAGGAAAAAAAGATTACTTGTATACTCGAATGGGAAATCCGAACACAGATGATTTAGGCAAAGGGGTTGCAGACCTTGAAGGGGCAGAAATGGGTGTGGCAACGTCTTCTGGGATTTCGGCGATTTTAGCTGGGGTATTAGCTATAGCTAAATCAGGAGACCACATTATTGCCACAGAGGATCTCTACGGTGGTACATATCAATTATTTGCTCATGAACTGGCCGATTTTAATATCGACGTGAGTTTTGTTAACTTTGAAAACATCGATGCAGTAGAAAAAGAAATACGAGACGAAACCGTTTTGCTATATACGGAATCGATTACAAATCCACTGCTTAGAGTCGAAGATTTGCAAAGGTTTACTGAATTAGCCAAAAAATACGGGTTAAAGACGATGGTAGATAATACGTTTGCAACGCCTTATTTAATTCGTCCACATGAATATGAAGTGGATCTTGTTGTTCACAGTGCAACAAAATATATTGGTGGACATAGTGATTTATCAGCTGGTGTGTTAACTGGAAACCGAGAGTTAATGGAAAAGGCAAAGTCAAAGGTCGTTCATTTAGGAAGTAACCTTGGCCCTTTTGATGGTTGGCTCGCTACGAGAGGACTAAAGACATTAAGTTTACGGATGGAAAAACAATGCAGGAACGCATCAGTTTTAGCAGAAGTATTACGTGACAAACCGCAAGTTAAACAAGTTTTTTACCCAAAACATGCTTCTGATAAAGGAAACGGTGCCATTGTAACGATTGATTTAGCAGATGGCAGCGATGTTTATGAATTTTTTAGACAGTTAGATTGGGTCAAGGTTGTTCCAACTCTAGCAGGTGTTGAAACGAGTGTGACATATCCAGTCGGCACATCCCACCGTCCGTTACCTGAAGAAACAAGAGAGCGGTTAGGTGTAACAGCATCAATGGTACGGATATCAGTTGGGATTGAAGATGAAGAAGATATTATTGATGTTTTTAATAAAGCACTTGCTTCTGCTGAATTCAAATAA
- the thiL gene encoding thiamine-phosphate kinase: MNNELNWIKSVKPTSHHQPTVKTGIGDDAAVVESDDKFDSVLAVDTMVEGVHFTKETMPIQSIGYKALAVNISDLAAMGAIPQYYLVSIAIPKQGWKKDELDILYKGLKEIGDSYGMDLIGGDTVSTSSNLVLTVTVIGKVEKNAALLRSSAKPGDVLFTTGQLGLSAFGLEKLLEHGHTAMDKTDWKPYIEAHQQPQPQVEAGRILINHNWRVALNDVSDGLASEAKEIADASHVNICIERDELEKAPLISKATEDKQESWMLYGGEDFQLVGTVSRHDWPKVVEAFERKQLKVKKIGYVERGHGQVFLIKDGVKSELKNTGYDHL, translated from the coding sequence ATGAACAATGAATTGAATTGGATTAAATCTGTCAAACCGACCTCTCATCACCAACCGACTGTGAAAACAGGAATCGGCGATGATGCCGCTGTTGTTGAATCAGATGACAAGTTTGACTCGGTCCTAGCAGTGGACACAATGGTAGAAGGTGTCCATTTTACAAAGGAAACAATGCCGATCCAATCCATTGGTTATAAGGCGCTAGCTGTTAACATTAGTGACTTAGCTGCGATGGGCGCAATTCCGCAATATTATCTCGTATCGATTGCCATTCCGAAACAAGGGTGGAAAAAAGATGAACTTGATATTCTATATAAAGGGTTAAAAGAAATCGGTGATTCTTATGGGATGGACTTAATCGGTGGTGACACAGTGTCTACATCAAGTAATCTTGTACTCACTGTGACGGTAATCGGGAAGGTTGAGAAAAACGCGGCTCTTCTACGTTCAAGTGCTAAACCTGGTGACGTTTTGTTTACAACTGGTCAGTTAGGGTTATCTGCTTTCGGGTTAGAGAAACTATTAGAACACGGACATACGGCGATGGATAAGACAGACTGGAAGCCGTATATCGAGGCGCATCAACAACCTCAACCACAGGTAGAGGCTGGACGTATTTTAATAAATCATAATTGGCGTGTCGCACTAAATGATGTCAGTGACGGACTTGCTAGTGAAGCGAAAGAAATTGCAGATGCCAGTCATGTAAACATTTGTATAGAACGGGATGAGCTTGAGAAAGCGCCACTCATATCGAAAGCAACGGAAGATAAACAAGAGTCATGGATGTTGTACGGCGGTGAAGATTTTCAGCTCGTTGGAACGGTTAGTCGTCATGATTGGCCAAAAGTTGTTGAAGCATTTGAACGAAAGCAGCTGAAGGTGAAAAAAATAGGTTATGTTGAACGTGGACATGGACAAGTATTTCTTATCAAAGAT